The following are encoded in a window of Sinorhizobium sojae CCBAU 05684 genomic DNA:
- the bfr gene encoding bacterioferritin, with translation MKGDAKVIEQLNEALFLELGAVNQYWLHYRLLEDWGYTFLSKKEREESIEEMHHADKLIARIIFLEGHPNLQTVAPLRIGQNVKEVLKADLAGEYDARNAYKNSRDICHAAGDYISMRLFEELLSDEEGHIDFLETQLQLLEAIGEEKYGQLNAAPANEAE, from the coding sequence TTGAAAGGCGACGCAAAGGTCATCGAGCAGCTTAACGAAGCGCTCTTTCTCGAACTTGGTGCCGTAAACCAGTACTGGCTGCATTACCGCCTTCTCGAGGATTGGGGCTATACGTTCCTGTCGAAGAAGGAGCGCGAGGAATCCATCGAGGAGATGCACCACGCCGACAAGCTGATCGCGCGCATCATCTTCCTCGAAGGCCATCCCAACCTGCAGACGGTGGCGCCGCTGCGCATCGGGCAGAACGTCAAGGAAGTGCTGAAAGCCGACCTTGCCGGCGAATACGACGCCCGCAATGCCTATAAGAACTCCCGCGATATCTGTCACGCGGCCGGCGACTATATTTCGATGCGGCTGTTTGAGGAGCTGCTTTCCGACGAGGAGGGCCACATCGATTTCCTCGAAACGCAGCTCCAGCTGCTCGAGGCGATCGGCGAGGAGAAATACGGCCAGCTCAACGCCGCCCCGGCCAACGAGGCCGAATAG
- a CDS encoding S41 family peptidase — MIRRASLVLVGALMGATAMGVVYSATIPALAANSSTYRELAIFGDVFERVRAQYVTPPQDDKLIENAINGMLHSLDPHSSYMNSTDAEDMRTQTRGEFGGLGIEVTMEEDLVKVTSPIDDTPAARAGVLAGDLISKIDGQDVRGLKLEEAVDKMRGAVGTPIKLTILRQGADKPIDVTIVRDIIAVRAVKFRVEGDVGYLRVISFTEKTFEDLKKGIEKIKAEVPADKLKGYVLDLRLNPGGLLDQAINVSDAFLERGEVVSTRGRNPNETRRFNATPGDLTDGKPIVVLVNGGSASASEIVAGALQDMKRATVLGTRSFGKGSVQTIIPLGDAGALRLTTALYYTPSGKSIQGTGITPDIKVEQPLPPELLGKVEAQGESDLRGHIPGQNETEEGSGSVAYVPPEAKDDIQLNFALDLLRGNKTDPAFPANPEQAELKK; from the coding sequence ATGATACGTAGAGCTTCACTTGTTCTGGTCGGGGCGCTGATGGGGGCGACGGCGATGGGCGTCGTCTATTCGGCTACCATCCCGGCCCTGGCGGCCAATTCGTCGACATATCGGGAGTTGGCGATTTTCGGCGACGTCTTCGAGCGCGTGCGCGCGCAGTACGTGACGCCGCCGCAGGACGACAAGCTGATCGAAAATGCGATCAACGGCATGCTCCATTCGCTGGATCCGCATTCGAGCTACATGAACTCGACCGACGCCGAGGATATGCGTACGCAGACGCGCGGCGAATTCGGCGGCCTCGGCATCGAGGTGACGATGGAGGAAGATCTCGTCAAGGTGACGAGCCCCATCGACGACACCCCGGCCGCCCGTGCGGGCGTGCTTGCCGGTGACCTGATCTCGAAAATCGACGGGCAGGATGTTCGCGGGCTGAAGCTCGAGGAAGCGGTCGACAAGATGCGCGGCGCCGTCGGCACGCCGATCAAGCTCACCATTCTGCGCCAGGGCGCGGACAAGCCGATCGATGTGACGATCGTTCGCGACATCATCGCCGTGCGTGCGGTGAAATTCCGCGTCGAGGGTGATGTCGGCTACCTGCGCGTGATCTCCTTCACCGAAAAGACCTTCGAGGACCTGAAAAAGGGCATCGAGAAGATCAAGGCAGAGGTCCCGGCGGACAAGCTCAAGGGCTATGTGCTTGACCTGCGCCTCAATCCGGGCGGCCTGCTCGACCAGGCGATCAATGTGTCGGACGCCTTCCTGGAGCGCGGCGAGGTCGTTTCGACCCGCGGCCGCAATCCGAACGAGACCCGCCGCTTCAATGCGACGCCGGGAGATCTGACCGACGGCAAGCCGATCGTCGTGCTCGTCAATGGCGGCTCGGCATCGGCATCGGAGATCGTCGCGGGCGCACTTCAGGATATGAAGCGCGCCACCGTTCTCGGCACGCGTTCCTTCGGCAAGGGATCGGTGCAGACGATCATTCCGCTGGGTGACGCTGGTGCTCTGCGCCTGACGACGGCGCTCTACTACACGCCGTCGGGCAAATCGATCCAGGGCACCGGCATCACGCCCGACATCAAGGTCGAACAGCCGCTGCCGCCGGAACTCCTGGGCAAGGTGGAGGCGCAGGGCGAGTCCGATCTGCGCGGCCATATCCCTGGCCAGAACGAGACGGAGGAAGGCTCCGGCTCCGTCGCCTATGTGCCGCCGGAGGCCAAGGACGACATCCAGCTCAACTTTGCGCTCGACCTGTTGCGCGGCAACAAGACCGATCCGGCTTTCCCGGCTAATCCCGAGCAGGCCGAACTGAAGAAGTAA
- a CDS encoding divergent polysaccharide deacetylase family protein: MGTDLNAPLGQGRRKRASRQHNPRRMLAYTLLGACVLAVVGLSGWSAFAPDRLIRTPATAEGATAIAAPGTEVPRGGDPSRGTLRASGALSGANVEEMLTGGGATVTKYTPRSRASDGPALISVGPTRGQDPRMAALPNEDLLEATPEGRLPIIGPDGLRPMDQYARPWSGARGTRIALVVGGLGLSQTGTLGAIQALPPDVTLALAAAGNSLQRWMQEARRDGHEILLQIPMEPFDYPSSDPGPEALLVSEDARKNLAELHRSMGQITNYTGIMNYLGGRFLSDADALEPVMRDLGRRGLLFLDDGTSAQSLSGTLAGAFDVPHGFADMVVDSELSRGAILRRLDELERVARRNGSAIGVASAFEESVAAIAEWVEEAGGRGIEFVGVSALVNDPQQN, encoded by the coding sequence TTGGGAACTGATCTCAATGCCCCCCTTGGCCAAGGCCGCCGGAAGCGCGCTTCGCGTCAGCACAATCCGCGCCGCATGCTCGCCTATACGCTTCTCGGCGCCTGCGTCCTCGCCGTCGTCGGGCTTTCCGGCTGGAGCGCTTTCGCGCCCGACCGCCTGATCCGCACGCCTGCCACCGCGGAAGGCGCAACGGCCATTGCAGCCCCCGGGACGGAAGTGCCGCGAGGCGGGGATCCCAGCCGTGGAACGCTGCGGGCGAGCGGCGCGCTTTCCGGAGCGAATGTCGAGGAAATGCTGACGGGCGGTGGCGCGACCGTCACCAAATACACGCCGCGATCGCGCGCGAGCGACGGTCCGGCTTTGATCAGCGTCGGGCCGACGCGCGGTCAGGACCCGCGCATGGCCGCGCTTCCGAACGAGGATCTCCTCGAAGCCACGCCGGAAGGCCGGCTGCCGATCATCGGTCCGGACGGGCTGAGGCCGATGGATCAATATGCACGGCCCTGGTCCGGCGCCCGCGGCACCCGCATCGCCCTGGTGGTGGGCGGCCTCGGTCTCAGCCAGACCGGAACACTTGGAGCGATCCAGGCGCTGCCGCCGGATGTAACGCTCGCCCTCGCCGCGGCCGGCAACAGCCTGCAGCGCTGGATGCAGGAGGCAAGGCGCGACGGCCACGAGATTCTCCTGCAGATCCCGATGGAGCCGTTCGACTATCCCAGCAGCGATCCGGGGCCTGAGGCGCTGCTCGTTTCCGAGGATGCGCGGAAGAATCTGGCCGAACTGCACCGCAGCATGGGCCAGATCACCAATTATACCGGGATCATGAACTATCTCGGCGGCCGATTCCTCTCCGACGCGGATGCGCTCGAACCGGTCATGCGCGACCTCGGCAGGCGCGGTCTGCTCTTTCTCGATGACGGCACCTCCGCGCAGTCGCTTTCCGGCACGCTCGCCGGCGCCTTTGACGTGCCGCACGGCTTCGCCGACATGGTCGTCGACAGCGAACTCAGCCGCGGCGCGATTTTGCGCAGGCTGGATGAGCTCGAACGCGTCGCCCGGCGCAACGGCAGCGCGATCGGCGTCGCCTCGGCCTTCGAGGAAAGCGTCGCGGCGATCGCGGAATGGGTGGAAGAGGCCGGCGGACGCGGCATAGAATTCGTCGGCGTTTCGGCCCTCGTCAACGATCCGCAACAAAACTGA
- a CDS encoding Y-family DNA polymerase: MRLVALDTLAERIGLKRGQGAAEARAMCPALDVIAADRAADQAFLEGLADWCDRYTPLVALDGKDGLFLDITGCAHLHGGEKALVSDVLSRLFALGVEARATISSSAGLSWAVSRHGHDAVIGPEEADRVLAPLTVAALRLPAETATALERVGLKQIGDLLEAPRAPLARRFGPQLLLRLDQARGRVDEPLSPRLPVPSFSAERRFAEPLQDEEYILELTRHLAKDVRASLERQGEGGRLFELLLFRVDGRVFRVKAHAAVALNDAGRIAALFRERLQAVHDDLDAGYGFEILRLAVLRSERLDPAQQDFSGVPDESQPLAAFVDKVSARFGPDCLMQARFAESHLPERAGGFSPIRDVAALLDASGPEGGAFPENRPLRIFAHPEPVEATAEVPEGPPRSFNWRKTRYRVARAEGPERIAAEWWIDGENHPTRDYFRVEDQEGRRFWLFREGLYEREVSSARWFMHGVFA; this comes from the coding sequence ATGCGCCTCGTCGCGCTCGATACGCTTGCGGAACGCATCGGCCTGAAGCGCGGCCAGGGCGCGGCGGAAGCGCGCGCCATGTGCCCGGCGCTCGATGTGATCGCCGCCGACCGGGCGGCCGACCAGGCCTTTCTGGAAGGGCTTGCCGACTGGTGCGACCGCTATACGCCGCTTGTCGCGCTCGACGGCAAGGATGGCCTGTTCCTCGACATCACCGGCTGCGCTCATCTCCATGGCGGCGAAAAGGCGCTGGTCAGCGACGTGCTTTCCCGGCTTTTTGCGCTCGGGGTCGAGGCGCGCGCGACCATTTCCTCCTCCGCCGGCCTCTCCTGGGCAGTGTCCCGCCATGGCCATGACGCGGTCATCGGTCCCGAGGAAGCCGATCGGGTTCTGGCTCCCCTGACGGTCGCGGCACTCCGCCTGCCGGCTGAAACCGCCACCGCGCTCGAACGCGTCGGGCTGAAGCAGATAGGCGATCTTCTCGAGGCGCCGCGCGCGCCGCTTGCCCGCCGCTTCGGTCCTCAACTTCTCCTCAGGCTCGATCAGGCAAGGGGCCGGGTGGACGAGCCGCTCTCACCGCGCCTGCCGGTGCCGAGCTTTTCCGCCGAGCGCCGCTTTGCCGAGCCGCTGCAGGACGAGGAGTATATTCTCGAACTGACCCGGCATCTCGCCAAGGACGTCCGCGCCTCTCTTGAGCGGCAGGGCGAAGGCGGACGCCTGTTCGAGCTCCTCCTGTTCCGCGTCGATGGCCGGGTATTCCGCGTCAAGGCCCATGCCGCCGTTGCCTTGAATGACGCCGGGCGGATCGCGGCACTCTTTCGCGAGCGGCTGCAGGCGGTCCATGACGATCTCGATGCCGGATACGGCTTCGAAATCCTCCGGCTCGCCGTGCTTAGAAGCGAAAGGCTCGATCCCGCCCAGCAGGATTTTTCCGGCGTCCCCGATGAAAGCCAACCGCTTGCCGCCTTCGTCGACAAGGTTTCCGCCCGCTTCGGGCCGGATTGCCTGATGCAGGCGCGCTTTGCCGAAAGCCATCTGCCGGAACGGGCAGGCGGATTTTCCCCCATACGGGACGTCGCAGCTCTCCTGGATGCTTCAGGCCCTGAAGGGGGGGCCTTTCCTGAAAACCGCCCTTTACGGATTTTCGCCCATCCCGAACCGGTGGAGGCGACGGCCGAAGTGCCGGAGGGGCCTCCGCGCAGCTTCAACTGGCGCAAGACCCGCTACCGCGTCGCCCGCGCCGAGGGGCCGGAACGCATCGCCGCCGAATGGTGGATCGATGGCGAGAACCATCCGACCCGCGACTATTTCCGGGTCGAGGATCAGGAGGGCCGACGGTTCTGGCTGTTCCGCGAAGGTCTTTATGAACGGGAAGTCTCCTCGGCCCGCTGGTTCATGCATGGAGTTTTCGCATGA
- a CDS encoding RNA pyrophosphohydrolase, whose protein sequence is MGKDTGRVLKAEDLPYRPCVGVMVLNREGLVWAGHRLAVGNSEYDGSPQLWQMPQGGIDEGEDPLEAAYRELYEETGMRTVSLLAEAPQWIHYDLPSHLVGIGLKGKYRGQAQRWYAFRFEGDESEIAINPPPGGHDPEFDAWEWKPMHELPGLIVPFKRKAYEEVVAAFAHLLR, encoded by the coding sequence ATGGGCAAGGACACAGGCAGGGTTTTGAAGGCGGAGGATCTGCCCTATCGGCCATGTGTCGGCGTCATGGTCCTCAACCGCGAAGGACTGGTCTGGGCCGGGCACCGGCTCGCCGTCGGCAATTCGGAATATGACGGCTCGCCGCAGCTCTGGCAGATGCCGCAGGGCGGCATAGACGAGGGCGAAGATCCGCTCGAGGCGGCCTATCGCGAACTCTATGAGGAGACCGGCATGCGCACGGTTTCGCTGCTCGCGGAGGCGCCGCAATGGATTCACTACGACCTGCCGTCCCACCTCGTCGGCATCGGCCTCAAGGGCAAGTATCGCGGCCAGGCGCAGCGCTGGTACGCCTTCCGCTTCGAGGGCGACGAGAGCGAGATCGCCATCAACCCGCCGCCGGGGGGCCATGATCCCGAATTCGACGCCTGGGAATGGAAGCCGATGCACGAACTGCCCGGCCTGATCGTGCCCTTCAAGCGCAAGGCCTATGAGGAGGTCGTCGCCGCTTTCGCGCATCTGCTGCGGTAG
- a CDS encoding error-prone DNA polymerase: MSGKPTFHEPPIFYELGARTNFSFLEGAAPAEEMVVFAKKIGLSGLGIADRNSVAGVVRAHAKAKLESYPFQPGARLAFADDTPDILAYPENRRGWGHLCRLLSAGNLRSKKGDCTLYLADLLEWQEELLLIVLPKDGRPEPEKLDALLQTLREPLGNRLHLGLTPRYDGFDRHDFAVLAAVARKAGVPLLATNDALYHDPHYRPLADVVTAIREHVTIMSAGFLIQRNAERHLKGPKEMARLFSDYPEAVANARRFFERLSFSLDELSHQYPDENAKGESPAESLRRLVAEGAIERYPDGVPDKVKRQIDYELELIHEKKYEPYFLTVHKLVKFARSVNILCQGRGSAANSSVCFCLGITDVDPQKFTLLFDRFLSKDRDEPPDIDVDFEHERREEVIQYIYRTYGREHAGLTAAVISYRSRSAGREVAKAFGLSEDVQSALVSSIWGWGTSPFTEEQARGAGLDMADPLTRRVLAYASLLMNFPRHLSQHVGGFVITRDRLDEVVPIMNTAMPDRYMIEWDKDDLDQLKILKVDVLALGMLTCLAKAFKLLEAHYDERKILAELYQDQQEAVYDMICRADTVGVFQIESRAQMSMLPRLQPREMYDLVIEVAIVRPGPIQGNMVHPYLKRREAQRRGEPVDYPSPELKAVLERTLGVPLFQEQAMQIAITAAGFSPSEADRLRRAMATFKRTGTIHTFERKMIDGMVANGYKPEFAERCFNQIKGFGEYGFPESHAASFASLVYASSWFKAYYPDIFCAALLNSQPMGFYAPAQLVRDAREHGVKMLPVDINHSDWDALLEGEGLFNKDAIDPRHADMREVIKSQKAVRLGFRLVKGLRRTDIEALVASRGDGYHSVHDLWTRSGLTRSVLERLADADAFRSIGLDRRAALWAVKALNEASAVERLPLFDGAGSEDLRAEPAVTLPVMPEGEHVIHDYRSLTLSLKAHPVSFMRQDFARMGITCSRDLMKTPAGRRVTVAGVVLVRQRPGSANGVIFMTIEDETGVSNIIVWERTFRKYRPQVMGSRLVKIRGRLQSESGVIHVVAEHIEDMTPMLGLLRKEARRFGASDRADAALRPTADARDKRRLRQQQLGPSAYDAPGHPDAAGEAAEVMPKGRNFH; this comes from the coding sequence ATGAGCGGGAAACCCACCTTCCACGAGCCCCCCATCTTCTACGAACTTGGCGCGCGCACGAATTTCTCCTTTCTTGAAGGGGCGGCACCGGCCGAGGAGATGGTCGTCTTCGCCAAGAAGATCGGACTTTCCGGCCTCGGCATCGCCGACCGCAACAGCGTCGCCGGCGTAGTGCGGGCCCATGCCAAGGCGAAGCTGGAAAGTTATCCTTTCCAACCGGGCGCCCGTCTCGCCTTTGCCGACGACACGCCGGACATCCTTGCCTATCCTGAAAACCGGCGCGGCTGGGGACATCTCTGCCGCCTGCTCAGTGCCGGGAACCTGCGCTCGAAGAAAGGCGACTGCACGCTTTACCTCGCCGATCTCCTCGAATGGCAGGAAGAGCTTCTCCTGATCGTCCTGCCGAAGGACGGCCGGCCGGAACCCGAAAAGCTGGACGCGCTTCTGCAGACATTGCGGGAGCCTCTCGGCAACCGGCTCCATCTCGGTCTGACGCCGCGCTATGACGGCTTCGACCGGCACGATTTCGCCGTTCTGGCCGCCGTCGCCCGCAAGGCCGGCGTCCCGCTTCTCGCCACCAACGATGCGCTCTACCACGATCCGCATTACCGCCCGCTTGCGGATGTGGTGACCGCGATCCGCGAGCATGTGACGATCATGAGCGCCGGTTTCCTCATCCAGAGGAATGCCGAAAGGCATCTGAAGGGGCCGAAGGAAATGGCGCGGCTTTTCAGCGATTATCCCGAGGCGGTCGCCAATGCGCGCCGGTTTTTCGAGCGGCTCTCCTTCAGCCTCGACGAGCTCAGCCATCAATATCCGGATGAAAACGCAAAAGGCGAGAGCCCGGCCGAAAGCCTGCGCAGGCTCGTCGCGGAAGGGGCGATCGAGCGCTATCCAGACGGCGTGCCGGACAAGGTCAAGCGCCAGATCGACTATGAGCTCGAACTCATCCACGAGAAGAAATACGAGCCCTATTTTCTGACCGTCCACAAGCTGGTGAAGTTCGCCCGCAGCGTAAACATCCTCTGCCAGGGGCGGGGATCGGCGGCGAATTCCTCGGTCTGCTTCTGCCTCGGCATCACCGATGTCGATCCGCAGAAATTCACGCTGCTGTTCGACCGCTTCCTGTCGAAGGACCGCGACGAGCCGCCCGATATCGACGTCGATTTCGAGCACGAGCGGCGCGAGGAGGTCATTCAATATATCTACCGGACCTATGGCAGGGAGCATGCGGGCCTCACCGCCGCGGTGATCAGCTACCGCTCGCGCTCCGCCGGACGCGAGGTTGCCAAGGCTTTCGGTCTTTCGGAGGATGTGCAATCGGCACTCGTCAGCTCCATCTGGGGCTGGGGAACCTCTCCTTTCACCGAAGAGCAGGCCAGGGGAGCGGGTCTCGACATGGCCGATCCGCTGACACGGCGCGTCCTTGCCTATGCAAGCCTGCTCATGAACTTCCCGCGCCATCTCTCCCAGCATGTCGGCGGCTTCGTCATCACCCGCGACCGTCTCGACGAGGTCGTGCCGATCATGAACACGGCCATGCCCGACCGTTACATGATCGAATGGGACAAGGACGATCTCGACCAGTTGAAGATCCTCAAGGTCGACGTGCTGGCGCTCGGCATGCTGACCTGCCTTGCCAAGGCCTTCAAGCTTCTGGAAGCGCATTACGACGAGCGGAAAATACTGGCCGAACTCTACCAGGACCAGCAGGAGGCCGTTTACGACATGATCTGCCGCGCCGATACGGTCGGGGTCTTCCAGATCGAAAGCCGGGCGCAGATGAGCATGCTGCCGCGCCTGCAGCCGCGCGAGATGTACGACCTGGTGATCGAAGTCGCGATCGTCCGCCCCGGGCCGATTCAGGGCAACATGGTGCATCCCTATCTGAAACGGCGCGAGGCTCAGCGCCGGGGCGAGCCGGTCGATTATCCGAGCCCGGAATTGAAGGCGGTCCTTGAAAGGACGCTGGGCGTGCCGCTGTTTCAGGAACAGGCGATGCAGATTGCGATCACCGCCGCGGGCTTTTCTCCGAGCGAAGCCGATCGCCTGCGCCGCGCCATGGCGACCTTCAAGCGGACGGGCACGATCCACACCTTCGAGCGGAAGATGATCGACGGCATGGTCGCAAACGGCTACAAGCCGGAATTCGCCGAGCGCTGCTTCAACCAGATCAAAGGCTTCGGCGAATACGGCTTTCCCGAAAGCCATGCAGCCTCCTTCGCCTCCCTCGTCTATGCCTCGTCCTGGTTCAAGGCTTATTATCCGGATATCTTCTGCGCTGCGCTTTTGAATTCGCAGCCGATGGGGTTCTATGCCCCCGCCCAGCTCGTGCGCGACGCGCGCGAGCACGGGGTCAAGATGCTGCCGGTCGACATCAACCATTCGGATTGGGACGCCCTGCTCGAGGGCGAGGGCCTGTTCAACAAGGATGCGATCGATCCGCGCCATGCGGACATGCGGGAGGTCATCAAGTCGCAGAAGGCCGTCCGGCTGGGCTTCCGGCTGGTCAAGGGGCTGCGCCGAACGGATATCGAGGCGCTGGTCGCAAGCCGCGGCGATGGGTATCACTCCGTCCACGATCTCTGGACCCGCTCTGGATTGACCCGTTCCGTGCTGGAGCGTCTGGCCGATGCCGATGCCTTCCGCTCGATCGGCCTCGACCGGCGCGCGGCACTTTGGGCGGTAAAGGCGCTCAACGAGGCCTCGGCGGTCGAGCGCCTGCCGCTGTTCGACGGCGCGGGCTCTGAGGACCTGCGGGCCGAACCCGCCGTCACGCTGCCGGTGATGCCCGAAGGCGAGCATGTCATCCATGACTACCGCAGCCTGACGCTTTCGCTCAAGGCCCATCCGGTCTCATTCATGCGGCAGGATTTTGCGCGCATGGGCATTACTTGCAGCCGCGACCTCATGAAGACGCCGGCCGGAAGACGGGTGACGGTGGCAGGGGTCGTTCTCGTTCGCCAGCGGCCGGGTTCGGCCAATGGCGTCATCTTCATGACGATCGAGGACGAGACCGGCGTTTCCAACATCATCGTCTGGGAAAGGACGTTCCGGAAATATCGGCCGCAGGTCATGGGATCGCGGCTCGTGAAGATCCGCGGCCGCCTGCAGAGCGAAAGCGGCGTCATCCATGTGGTCGCCGAACATATCGAAGACATGACGCCGATGCTCGGCCTCTTGCGCAAGGAGGCAAGACGCTTCGGCGCCAGCGACCGGGCGGACGCGGCCTTGCGGCCGACCGCGGATGCCCGCGACAAGAGGAGGCTTCGCCAGCAGCAGCTCGGACCATCCGCCTACGACGCACCGGGGCACCCAGATGCGGCGGGAGAAGCGGCCGAGGTGATGCCGAAAGGGCGCAATTTCCATTGA
- a CDS encoding (2Fe-2S)-binding protein: MLVCSCNFISEKEIEDTIVNLLDEDCWQLIVPAKVYHAMEKRGRCCGCFPNVVDIIVRTTEAYHARRDSTEAEIFDFMNRLRQFHEESRRAELERRRKGHRAA; this comes from the coding sequence ATGCTGGTTTGCAGCTGCAATTTCATCTCGGAAAAAGAGATCGAGGATACGATCGTCAACCTCCTCGACGAGGACTGCTGGCAGTTGATCGTGCCGGCGAAAGTCTATCATGCGATGGAAAAGCGCGGCCGTTGCTGCGGCTGTTTCCCCAATGTCGTCGACATCATCGTCCGCACCACGGAAGCCTATCACGCCCGCCGCGACTCGACGGAAGCCGAGATATTTGATTTCATGAACCGGCTCAGACAATTCCATGAAGAGAGTCGGAGGGCGGAACTTGAAAGGCGACGCAAAGGTCATCGAGCAGCTTAA
- a CDS encoding ImuA family protein, which produces MAENAVQRQTILSLRESIARIENGCSSAVVPGTRDADPAGFRRGRERAPDRQVMPFGIPSLDDVLKGGLPLGGMVEIRNGETRDAGAAVGFVMALAVLYQQRRKEKGHLAPVLWISQALAAREAGNPYAPGLRSYGLDAERLLFVSAGKVKDALWIAETALSVPVFATVVLEIRGNPASLALSESRRLHVKARAGQVPLLLFRQAGEEEASSAFFRFQIKPAPAGERPLPDGLMLCGSVGHPSFHLLVEKNRASAPHDIFLEWNAHDRRFSPLNERRSAALQANDQPENPGDPLSASAGRSRRAQPLGRLLAFARAS; this is translated from the coding sequence ATGGCCGAGAACGCCGTGCAACGGCAAACCATTCTTTCCCTTCGTGAAAGCATAGCACGGATTGAAAACGGCTGCTCGTCCGCCGTCGTGCCGGGGACCCGGGATGCCGATCCCGCCGGCTTTCGCCGCGGCCGGGAGAGAGCGCCGGACCGCCAGGTCATGCCCTTTGGAATTCCCTCGCTCGACGATGTGCTCAAAGGCGGGCTGCCGCTCGGGGGAATGGTGGAAATCCGCAATGGGGAAACGCGCGATGCAGGCGCGGCGGTCGGCTTCGTCATGGCGCTTGCCGTTCTGTACCAGCAGCGGAGGAAGGAAAAGGGCCATCTCGCCCCGGTCCTGTGGATCAGCCAGGCGCTTGCCGCCCGCGAGGCCGGCAATCCGTATGCCCCCGGACTGAGAAGCTACGGGCTCGACGCGGAACGGCTCCTCTTCGTGTCCGCGGGCAAGGTCAAGGATGCGCTCTGGATCGCCGAGACGGCGCTTTCGGTGCCGGTCTTCGCAACGGTCGTGCTGGAAATCCGCGGCAATCCCGCCTCTCTCGCCTTGAGCGAGAGCCGGCGCCTGCACGTGAAGGCGCGGGCGGGCCAAGTTCCGCTTCTTCTCTTCCGACAGGCGGGGGAAGAGGAGGCGAGCAGCGCCTTTTTCCGCTTTCAGATCAAGCCGGCACCGGCCGGCGAACGTCCCCTCCCCGACGGCTTGATGCTTTGCGGCAGCGTCGGCCATCCGAGCTTTCACCTTCTTGTCGAAAAAAACAGGGCGTCTGCCCCTCACGACATCTTTCTCGAATGGAACGCCCATGACCGCCGCTTCTCCCCCCTCAATGAGCGCCGAAGCGCCGCTCTTCAGGCAAACGACCAGCCAGAGAATCCTGGCGATCCACTTTCCGCATCTGCCGGCCGATCGCGTCGCGCGCAGCCGTTGGGGCGCCTCCTGGCTTTCGCGCGGGCGTCCTGA